The Iamia majanohamensis genome window below encodes:
- a CDS encoding twin-arginine translocase TatA/TatE family subunit has product MAGIGAPELIIILVILLVIFGGAKLPKLAKSLGEAKREFEKSVDDEPPRKAVEPSSLSSKEEELRQREEALRRREDEVRRSGGEHA; this is encoded by the coding sequence ATGGCCGGCATCGGGGCCCCTGAGCTCATCATCATCCTCGTCATCCTCTTGGTGATCTTCGGTGGCGCCAAGCTGCCGAAGCTGGCCAAGTCGCTGGGCGAGGCCAAGCGCGAGTTCGAGAAGAGCGTCGACGACGAGCCGCCCCGCAAGGCGGTCGAGCCGTCGTCGCTGTCCTCCAAGGAGGAGGAGCTCCGCCAGCGCGAGGAGGCGCTGCGGCGCCGCGAGGACGAGGTGCGCCGCTCCGGCGGCGAGCACGCCTAG
- a CDS encoding DNA-3-methyladenine glycosylase I, with protein sequence MDDLVTGADGRARCGWCGTDPLYVAYHDDEWGRPVTDDTRLFEKLCLEGFQAGLSWLTILRKRPAFRAAFADFDPATVAAFDDADVERLLGDAGIVRHRGKITAAISNAARALELEAEVGSLSDHVRSFVPAEVAGAPRPASLAEVPASTPESTALSRDLKRRGWRFVGPTTVYAFLQAMGVVDDHVDGCWVPRARDPR encoded by the coding sequence GTGGACGACCTCGTCACCGGCGCCGACGGGCGCGCCCGCTGCGGGTGGTGCGGCACCGACCCCCTGTACGTCGCGTACCACGACGACGAGTGGGGACGCCCCGTCACCGACGACACCCGGCTGTTCGAGAAGCTGTGCCTCGAGGGCTTCCAGGCCGGGCTCAGCTGGCTCACCATCCTCCGCAAGCGCCCCGCCTTCCGGGCCGCCTTCGCCGACTTCGACCCCGCCACCGTGGCCGCGTTCGACGACGCCGACGTGGAGCGCCTGCTGGGCGACGCCGGCATCGTCCGCCACCGGGGGAAGATCACCGCAGCCATCTCCAACGCGGCCCGGGCCCTGGAGCTCGAGGCCGAGGTGGGGTCGCTGTCGGACCACGTGCGGTCCTTCGTCCCCGCCGAGGTGGCCGGTGCCCCGCGGCCGGCGTCGCTCGCGGAGGTGCCCGCCTCCACCCCGGAGTCCACCGCCCTCAGCCGGGACCTGAAGCGGCGGGGCTGGCGCTTCGTCGGGCCCACGACGGTCTACGCCTTCCTCCAGGCGATGGGCGTGGTCGACGACCACGTCGACGGCTGCTGGGTCCCCCGCGCCCGCGACCCCCGCTGA
- a CDS encoding NUDIX hydrolase, translating to MSGDRAAGADVEVRAAGGLVLRPGAEGPEVVLVHRPRYDDWSLPKGKVDPGETDEECARREVEEETGLRCTLGRELPSTRYTDRKGRSKQVRYWEMEVVDGAFAPNDEVDELRWLAPDDAVALLSYDHDRVLVGAVLTGG from the coding sequence GTGAGCGGGGATCGCGCCGCCGGTGCCGATGTGGAGGTCCGGGCCGCGGGCGGGCTCGTCCTCCGCCCCGGGGCCGAGGGGCCCGAGGTCGTCCTCGTCCACCGCCCCCGCTACGACGACTGGAGCCTGCCCAAGGGCAAGGTCGACCCCGGGGAGACCGACGAGGAGTGCGCCCGGCGCGAGGTCGAGGAGGAGACCGGCCTCCGCTGCACCCTCGGCCGGGAGCTGCCGTCGACCCGCTACACCGACCGCAAGGGCCGGTCCAAGCAGGTGCGCTACTGGGAGATGGAGGTCGTCGACGGCGCCTTCGCCCCCAACGACGAGGTCGACGAGCTCCGCTGGCTCGCGCCCGACGACGCCGTCGCCCTCCTGTCCTACGACCACGACCGGGTCCTCGTCGGCGCCGTCCTGACCGGCGGCTGA
- a CDS encoding RNA degradosome polyphosphate kinase yields the protein MSTTTAPESTPGADDEQAPGTIAADDPERFLNRELSWLDFNERVLALADDPSIPLLERAKFLAIFSQNLDEFFQVRVAGLLDQVAAGIRLRAPDGRSPTAQVRELAARARDLVEREERLFLEHVAPELAANGIVLSSWEELDDDDRQHMVGVFQDRIFPVLTPLAVDPGHPFPYISNLSLNLAVTVRDPVTDERRFARVKVPPVLSRFVVMPDGERFVPLEQVIAAHLDELFPGMAIDDVVAFRVTRNADLTLEEEEADDLLAAVEMELRRRRFGRAVRLEIDAEASPEVRELLMRELDVDEHAVFEHQGPLDLGGLWAVHALDRPDLRDEDWPSVTQARLSAPEGEPFDIFAAVAEGPILVHHPYDSFVTSVEELVRRASRDPKVLAIKITLYRTSGDSPIVRSLVRAAERGKQVAALVELKARFDEANNIEWAKVLEEAGVHVTYGLLGLKTHTKTLLVVRDEEDGIRRYCHVGTGNYNSKTATLYEDLGILSADADLGTDLTQLFNYLTGYGRNVDYRRLMVAPHSMRAGIVELIRGEVAAGPGRGRIVMKMNSLVDPQMIDVLYEASAAGVEIDLIIRGICCLRPGVPGLSENIRVRSLVGRFLEHSRIYWFANGTEDDRPLVAIGSADLMPRNLDRRVEALTVITDPAVEAQVRQVLDVNLEDDTLAWTLHADGSWHPVAGEGHVNAHERFRALALARTRRLEPADVDDAL from the coding sequence ATGTCGACGACCACCGCGCCGGAGAGCACGCCGGGGGCCGACGACGAGCAGGCGCCCGGCACCATCGCCGCCGACGACCCGGAGCGCTTCCTCAACCGCGAGCTGTCGTGGCTCGACTTCAACGAGCGGGTGCTGGCCCTGGCCGACGACCCCTCGATCCCGCTGCTGGAGCGGGCCAAGTTCCTCGCCATCTTCAGCCAGAACCTCGACGAGTTCTTCCAGGTCCGGGTGGCGGGCCTCCTCGACCAGGTCGCTGCGGGCATCCGCCTCCGGGCGCCCGACGGCCGCTCGCCCACCGCCCAGGTGCGCGAGCTGGCGGCCCGGGCCCGCGACCTCGTGGAGCGCGAGGAGCGCCTCTTCCTCGAGCACGTGGCCCCGGAGCTGGCCGCCAACGGCATCGTCCTCTCCTCGTGGGAGGAGCTCGACGACGACGACCGCCAGCACATGGTGGGGGTCTTCCAGGACCGCATCTTCCCGGTGCTCACCCCCCTGGCCGTCGACCCCGGCCACCCCTTCCCCTACATTTCCAACCTGTCGCTCAACCTGGCCGTCACCGTCCGCGACCCGGTCACCGACGAGCGCCGCTTCGCCCGGGTCAAGGTGCCGCCGGTGCTGTCGCGCTTCGTCGTCATGCCCGACGGCGAGCGCTTCGTGCCCCTCGAGCAGGTCATCGCCGCCCACCTCGACGAGCTCTTCCCCGGCATGGCCATCGACGACGTGGTGGCCTTCCGAGTGACCCGCAACGCGGACCTCACCCTCGAGGAGGAGGAGGCCGACGACCTCCTCGCCGCGGTGGAGATGGAGCTGCGCCGGCGCCGCTTCGGGCGGGCGGTGCGCCTGGAGATCGACGCCGAGGCCTCGCCCGAGGTCCGCGAGCTGCTGATGCGGGAGCTCGACGTCGACGAGCACGCCGTGTTCGAGCACCAGGGGCCCCTCGACCTCGGGGGCCTGTGGGCGGTGCACGCCCTCGACCGGCCCGACCTCCGCGACGAGGACTGGCCCTCGGTCACCCAGGCCCGCCTGTCGGCACCCGAGGGCGAGCCCTTCGACATCTTCGCCGCCGTCGCCGAGGGCCCGATCCTCGTCCACCACCCCTACGACTCCTTCGTCACCTCGGTCGAGGAGCTGGTCCGCCGGGCGTCGCGGGACCCCAAGGTCCTGGCCATCAAGATCACCCTCTACCGCACGTCGGGCGACAGCCCCATCGTGCGCTCGCTGGTGCGCGCCGCCGAGCGGGGCAAGCAGGTGGCCGCCCTGGTGGAGCTGAAGGCCCGCTTCGACGAGGCCAACAACATCGAGTGGGCCAAGGTGCTGGAGGAGGCGGGCGTCCACGTCACCTACGGGCTGCTCGGGCTCAAGACCCACACCAAGACCCTGCTCGTCGTGCGCGACGAGGAGGACGGCATCCGCCGCTACTGCCACGTCGGCACCGGCAACTACAACAGCAAGACCGCCACCCTCTACGAGGACCTCGGCATCCTCAGCGCCGACGCGGACCTGGGCACCGACCTCACCCAGCTCTTCAACTACCTCACCGGCTACGGCCGCAACGTCGACTACCGCCGGCTGATGGTGGCGCCCCACTCGATGCGGGCCGGCATCGTCGAGCTCATCCGCGGCGAGGTCGCGGCCGGGCCCGGCCGGGGCCGGATCGTGATGAAGATGAACAGCCTGGTCGACCCCCAGATGATCGACGTGCTCTACGAGGCGTCGGCCGCCGGGGTCGAGATCGATCTCATCATCCGGGGGATCTGCTGCCTGCGCCCCGGGGTGCCCGGGCTGTCGGAGAACATCCGGGTCCGCTCGCTGGTGGGCCGCTTCCTCGAGCACTCCCGCATCTACTGGTTCGCCAACGGCACCGAGGACGACCGCCCCCTCGTCGCCATCGGCTCGGCCGACCTCATGCCCCGGAACCTGGACCGCCGGGTCGAGGCCCTGACGGTGATCACCGACCCCGCCGTCGAGGCCCAGGTCCGCCAGGTGCTCGACGTCAACCTCGAGGACGACACCCTGGCCTGGACCCTCCACGCCGACGGCTCCTGGCACCCCGTGGCCGGCGAGGGCCACGTCAACGCCCACGAGCGCTTCCGGGCCCTCGCCCTGGCCCGCACCCGTCGGCTCGAGCCGGCCGACGTCGACGACGCCCTCTGA
- a CDS encoding O-acetyl-ADP-ribose deacetylase, which yields MSGSVRAVRADITTLAVDVVVNAANTSLLGGGGVDGAIHRAAGPGLLEECRGLGGCATGEAKATAGHDLPARWVVHTVGPVWHGGDRGEPDLLASCYRRSLEVAHGLGARSAAFPAISTGVYGYPPDQAATLAVDTVRATLPATDLDEVVLVAFSPADLDRYQRLLGG from the coding sequence GTGAGCGGCTCGGTGCGGGCCGTGCGGGCCGACATCACCACCCTCGCGGTCGACGTGGTGGTGAACGCGGCCAACACCTCGCTCCTCGGCGGCGGCGGGGTCGACGGCGCCATCCACCGCGCCGCCGGTCCCGGCCTGCTCGAGGAGTGCCGGGGCCTCGGCGGGTGCGCCACCGGCGAGGCCAAGGCCACCGCCGGCCACGACCTGCCGGCCCGCTGGGTGGTCCACACCGTCGGGCCCGTCTGGCACGGCGGCGACCGCGGCGAGCCCGACCTGCTGGCCTCCTGCTACCGGCGCAGCCTGGAGGTGGCCCACGGGCTCGGGGCCCGGTCCGCCGCCTTCCCCGCCATCTCCACCGGCGTGTACGGCTACCCGCCCGACCAGGCGGCGACCCTGGCCGTCGACACGGTGCGGGCCACCCTGCCGGCCACCGACCTCGACGAGGTGGTCCTGGTCGCCTTCAGCCCGGCCGACCTCGACCGCTACCAGCGGCTGCTCGGCGGCTGA
- a CDS encoding WhiB family transcriptional regulator, which produces MHISDETAEQPGWQDFANCLGVDPDLFFPERGASTREAKEVCRGCVVREDCLEYALDNGEKFGIWGGMSERERRRLRRQRALARRAAAEAGAAAGGA; this is translated from the coding sequence GTGCACATCTCAGACGAGACAGCTGAGCAGCCGGGGTGGCAGGACTTCGCGAACTGCCTGGGTGTCGACCCCGACCTCTTCTTCCCCGAGAGGGGGGCCTCCACCCGCGAGGCCAAGGAGGTCTGCCGGGGCTGCGTGGTCCGCGAGGACTGCCTCGAGTACGCCCTCGACAACGGCGAGAAGTTCGGCATCTGGGGTGGCATGAGCGAGCGCGAGCGGCGCCGCCTGCGTCGCCAGCGGGCCCTCGCCCGCCGGGCCGCGGCCGAGGCCGGCGCAGCCGCCGGCGGGGCCTGA
- a CDS encoding WhiB family transcriptional regulator — MTFVNEYEIAKWMQEGNCAHQSPSTFFPSDGVGVEVARRICATCPVVEPCLEYALEHRIEHGVWGGCSERERRRILRRRRLAAAEAAAEADGTLVRQPG, encoded by the coding sequence GTGACCTTCGTGAACGAGTACGAGATCGCCAAGTGGATGCAGGAGGGCAACTGCGCCCACCAGTCCCCGTCGACGTTCTTCCCGAGCGACGGCGTCGGCGTCGAGGTGGCCCGACGGATCTGCGCGACCTGCCCCGTCGTCGAGCCCTGCCTGGAGTACGCCCTGGAGCACCGGATCGAGCACGGTGTCTGGGGCGGCTGCTCCGAGCGGGAGCGCCGTCGCATCCTGCGTCGTCGCCGCCTGGCGGCGGCCGAGGCGGCCGCGGAGGCCGACGGCACCCTGGTCCGTCAGCCCGGCTGA
- a CDS encoding CYTH and CHAD domain-containing protein: MIEREVKLSAWPGFSLPDLDGIAEGARTRRRETVDLDATYHDTQDLRLARRGITLRHRRRGARETWTLKLPLDDALAGGLTRDEVEVRGPADRVPDELALLVACHVRTGALGPVARLTTVRRRTVVEGPDGPLAEIDDDEVSIMDRGRVAARYRELEVEVAADADAAVAEALVARLARAGAEPAPPRPKVHHALGPPASAPPELPPLELGDEATAGDVVTDALRGSVVQLFDHHPVAVQGEDPEGVHKMRTAARRLRSDLRTFRPLLDRDVTDPLRDELKRLGEVLGDVRDPDVLAERLRTSAARVLDPGDGDALDEVLERLDADRDASVAVLHRALGSGRYRRMLDALVAVAEAPPLRGDADQPAAEVLPALVRKPWKDLRGMVADLDDDPTDTALHEVRKQAKAVRYAAQAVQPAVGKPAKRGAKGARAVQDLLGDHQDTVEAEAWLREAAAAEALGPRSAFVLGALVADERAQRRSLRERWADTWDDASDPERWDWVP; the protein is encoded by the coding sequence GTGATCGAGCGGGAGGTGAAGCTGTCGGCCTGGCCCGGGTTCAGCCTGCCCGACCTCGACGGCATCGCCGAGGGGGCCCGCACCCGGCGCCGGGAGACCGTCGACCTCGACGCCACCTACCACGACACGCAGGACCTCCGCCTGGCCCGCCGCGGCATCACCCTGCGCCACCGCCGCCGGGGGGCCCGGGAGACCTGGACGCTCAAGCTGCCCCTCGACGATGCGCTCGCCGGGGGCCTCACCCGCGACGAGGTCGAGGTCCGCGGCCCAGCCGACCGGGTGCCCGACGAGCTGGCCCTGCTGGTGGCGTGCCACGTCCGCACCGGGGCCCTCGGGCCGGTGGCCCGGCTCACCACCGTCCGCCGTCGCACCGTGGTCGAGGGCCCCGACGGGCCGTTGGCCGAGATCGACGACGACGAGGTCTCGATCATGGACCGGGGCCGGGTCGCGGCCCGCTACCGCGAGCTCGAGGTGGAGGTCGCGGCCGACGCCGACGCCGCGGTGGCCGAGGCCCTCGTCGCCCGCCTGGCCCGGGCCGGGGCCGAGCCCGCCCCGCCCCGGCCCAAGGTGCACCACGCCCTCGGCCCCCCGGCCTCGGCCCCGCCCGAGCTGCCGCCGCTCGAGCTGGGTGACGAGGCGACCGCCGGGGACGTCGTCACCGACGCCCTGCGGGGCTCGGTGGTGCAGCTCTTCGACCACCACCCCGTCGCGGTGCAGGGGGAGGACCCCGAGGGGGTCCACAAGATGCGCACCGCGGCCCGCCGGCTGCGCTCGGACCTCCGCACGTTCCGCCCCCTGCTCGACCGCGACGTCACCGACCCGCTGCGCGACGAGCTCAAGCGCCTGGGCGAGGTCCTGGGCGACGTGCGCGACCCCGACGTCCTGGCCGAGCGGCTCCGGACCTCGGCCGCCCGCGTGCTCGACCCCGGCGACGGCGACGCCCTCGACGAGGTCCTGGAGCGACTCGACGCCGACCGCGACGCATCCGTGGCCGTGCTCCACCGGGCCCTGGGCTCCGGGCGCTACCGCCGGATGCTCGACGCCCTGGTCGCGGTGGCCGAGGCCCCCCCTCTGCGGGGCGACGCCGACCAGCCCGCGGCCGAGGTCCTCCCCGCCCTGGTCCGCAAGCCGTGGAAGGACCTCCGGGGCATGGTGGCCGACCTCGACGACGACCCCACCGACACCGCCCTCCACGAGGTGCGCAAGCAGGCCAAGGCGGTGCGCTACGCGGCCCAGGCGGTGCAGCCCGCGGTGGGGAAGCCGGCCAAGCGGGGCGCCAAGGGGGCCCGCGCCGTGCAGGACCTCCTCGGCGACCACCAGGACACCGTCGAGGCCGAGGCCTGGTTGCGGGAGGCGGCCGCCGCCGAGGCCCTCGGCCCCCGGTCCGCCTTCGTCCTCGGCGCCCTGGTCGCCGACGAGCGGGCCCAGCGCCGGTCCCTCCGCGAGCGGTGGGCGGACACCTGGGACGACGCCTCGGACCCGGAGCGCTGGGACTGGGTCCCGTGA
- a CDS encoding S1C family serine protease, which yields MPPYPPGYAPVRPEPAPGGGSGAGGAGTPPTPSSDRGGRLTAALVGGIVGAVVAALVASGLVLATDDGDTASPATTTTSPPPSVAPGEALDIQQLLDVAQPSVVSIDTGVSSQPGATGAGSGFILDAAGLILTNAHVIQGADEISVTFFDGSSVDAELVGSFPEDDVAMIRVEGKEDLRAASLGSSTDLQVGEDVVAIGNALGLGGQPTVTSGIVSAKDRPLSGPTQDGGTIELDNLIQTDAAINPGNSGGPLLNARGEVVGINTAVIPGASNIGFALSIDPLRPLIEELRNGDGDVNPDQAVLGVTTIEASNPDLPPEVLDQFGITRPEGLIVDTVSPDSGAAEAGLQRGDVILVVEGQTTDTQAALSEVIRSKAPGDTIAISYEREGVPMETEATLTRRGG from the coding sequence GTGCCCCCCTACCCACCGGGCTACGCCCCGGTGCGACCCGAGCCCGCCCCCGGGGGCGGCAGCGGCGCCGGCGGGGCCGGCACCCCACCGACGCCGTCGTCCGACCGCGGCGGCCGCCTCACCGCGGCGCTGGTGGGCGGCATCGTGGGCGCGGTGGTCGCCGCCCTGGTGGCCTCGGGCCTGGTCCTGGCCACCGACGACGGCGACACCGCGTCGCCGGCCACGACCACCACCTCGCCGCCGCCCAGCGTGGCGCCGGGCGAGGCCCTCGACATCCAGCAGCTGCTCGACGTGGCCCAGCCGTCGGTGGTCTCGATCGACACCGGCGTCTCGTCCCAGCCCGGGGCCACCGGCGCGGGCAGCGGCTTCATCCTCGACGCCGCGGGGCTGATCCTCACCAACGCCCACGTCATCCAGGGCGCGGACGAGATCTCGGTGACCTTCTTCGACGGCTCGTCGGTCGACGCCGAGCTGGTCGGGTCCTTCCCCGAGGACGACGTGGCCATGATCCGGGTCGAGGGCAAGGAGGACCTCCGGGCCGCCTCGCTCGGGTCCTCCACCGACCTCCAGGTGGGCGAGGACGTCGTGGCCATCGGCAACGCCCTGGGCCTCGGCGGCCAGCCCACCGTCACCAGCGGCATCGTGTCGGCCAAGGACCGGCCCCTCAGCGGCCCCACCCAGGACGGCGGCACCATCGAGCTCGACAACCTGATCCAGACCGACGCAGCCATCAACCCGGGCAACTCGGGCGGCCCCCTCCTCAACGCCCGGGGCGAGGTCGTGGGCATCAACACCGCGGTGATCCCGGGGGCCTCCAACATCGGCTTCGCCCTCTCGATCGACCCGCTGCGGCCCCTCATCGAGGAGCTGCGCAACGGCGACGGCGACGTCAACCCGGACCAGGCCGTCCTCGGCGTCACCACCATCGAGGCCAGCAACCCGGACCTTCCGCCCGAGGTGCTCGACCAGTTCGGCATCACCCGGCCCGAGGGCCTCATCGTCGACACCGTCTCGCCCGACTCCGGCGCCGCGGAGGCCGGCCTCCAGCGCGGCGACGTGATCCTGGTGGTCGAGGGCCAGACCACCGACACCCAGGCCGCCCTGAGCGAGGTCATCCGGTCCAAGGCCCCGGGCGACACCATCGCCATCTCCTACGAGCGCGAGGGCGTGCCCATGGAGACCGAGGCCACCCTCACCCGTCGCGGCGGCTGA
- a CDS encoding DUF4214 domain-containing protein, which translates to MAGAVRTGLVALLLGGLLAVGAPAATPVAATPAGMHAVRGRIVVDDVAGRVVATEEGVLRTGTLERPTAPTGVEAAWGADRATVSWTPPALDGGHPITGYVVTPIREGEPEPAVTVGPGATSTVVTGLSPERVYAFTVAALNQVGAGPPSAPSDEVLLRTMAPFSSWEEEVDSLFRWMIGRPPTAGEMSVWAGGLAAGTKAPGDLLSVLRGEFFEGDPCAVAPDSLTCEGSQAHLVDPVLRLYAASFQRSADRDGTQYWLARRRSGTSLRSVAAFFVASREFRARYGTLSDGAFVDRVYRNVLGRAPDPSGRAFWVGELASGRRSRALVMVGFAGSREHRVAQAAETAASALWITLADVTPTPAQREQVTGALARGVPLVDVARTVLADPLVAAHAGG; encoded by the coding sequence ATGGCGGGTGCGGTGCGGACGGGCCTGGTGGCCCTGCTCCTCGGAGGCCTCCTGGCCGTCGGTGCCCCGGCGGCGACGCCGGTGGCCGCAACCCCCGCCGGGATGCACGCGGTCCGCGGCCGGATCGTGGTCGACGACGTCGCCGGGCGCGTGGTCGCGACCGAGGAAGGGGTGCTGCGCACCGGGACCCTCGAGCGACCCACTGCGCCCACGGGCGTCGAGGCGGCCTGGGGGGCCGACCGGGCGACGGTGTCGTGGACGCCGCCCGCCCTGGACGGCGGCCACCCGATCACCGGCTACGTCGTGACACCGATCAGGGAGGGCGAGCCCGAGCCGGCGGTCACCGTGGGCCCGGGTGCCACCAGCACCGTCGTGACCGGCCTCTCCCCGGAGCGCGTCTACGCCTTCACCGTGGCCGCCCTCAACCAGGTCGGGGCCGGCCCGCCCTCGGCGCCGTCCGACGAGGTCCTCCTCCGCACCATGGCGCCCTTCTCGTCCTGGGAGGAGGAGGTCGACAGCCTCTTCCGGTGGATGATCGGCCGGCCCCCGACGGCCGGCGAGATGTCGGTCTGGGCCGGCGGCCTCGCGGCCGGCACCAAGGCCCCCGGCGACCTCCTCTCGGTGCTGCGCGGCGAGTTCTTCGAGGGGGATCCCTGCGCCGTGGCGCCCGACAGCCTGACCTGCGAGGGGAGCCAGGCCCACCTCGTCGACCCGGTGCTGCGCCTCTACGCAGCCTCGTTCCAGCGATCGGCCGACCGTGACGGGACCCAGTACTGGCTGGCCCGGCGCCGGTCGGGCACGAGCCTGCGCTCGGTGGCGGCGTTCTTCGTGGCGTCCCGCGAGTTCCGGGCCCGCTACGGGACCCTGTCCGACGGCGCCTTCGTCGACCGGGTGTACCGCAACGTCCTCGGCCGGGCGCCGGACCCGTCGGGTCGGGCGTTCTGGGTGGGCGAGCTGGCCTCCGGCCGCCGCAGCCGGGCCCTGGTGATGGTCGGGTTCGCCGGGTCGCGCGAGCACCGCGTGGCCCAGGCCGCCGAGACCGCCGCCTCCGCCCTGTGGATCACCCTGGCCGACGTGACCCCCACCCCCGCGCAGAGGGAGCAGGTCACCGGTGCCCTGGCCCGAGGCGTGCCGCTCGTCGACGTGGCCCGCACCGTCCTCGCCGATCCCCTCGTCGCCGCCCACGCGGGCGGCTGA
- a CDS encoding alpha/beta fold hydrolase, whose protein sequence is MSTATPFDPPAGADAGYAVFAKDRTTRVDDGTRIAWTVLEPAPDARARTPVLAVNGWSCSDAYWVHIAPALAALGHPVVLVDARGHGASGLPRHPGRGARDLERGDITIGRLARDLRAVLDEADVDRAVVMGHSMGVQVGLEVDRLAPERVAGLVLIAGSYENPLKTFMGLPLADLVFPLGKAAVLSTPAPVLRLAMAPARASALAAWLARQARAAGPKATTDDMAPYLRHIASADTAVMIRTLDAMRRHSAADHLRHVRAPTLVLAAGRDTFTPPRCSARMFERIPTAEVQWFPEAHHTLPIEEPDQIVEAIDEWHTRRVAAREGADEAAGGVR, encoded by the coding sequence GTGAGCACCGCCACCCCCTTCGACCCGCCCGCCGGCGCCGATGCCGGGTACGCGGTGTTCGCCAAGGACCGCACCACCCGCGTCGACGACGGCACCCGCATCGCCTGGACGGTGCTCGAGCCCGCCCCCGACGCCCGTGCCCGGACGCCGGTGCTCGCCGTGAACGGCTGGTCGTGCAGCGACGCCTACTGGGTCCACATCGCCCCGGCCCTGGCCGCCCTGGGCCACCCCGTCGTGCTGGTGGACGCCCGGGGCCACGGGGCCTCCGGGCTCCCCCGCCACCCCGGGCGCGGGGCGCGCGACCTGGAGCGGGGCGACATCACCATCGGTCGCCTGGCCCGCGACCTCCGGGCGGTGCTCGACGAGGCCGACGTCGACCGGGCCGTGGTCATGGGGCACTCCATGGGGGTGCAGGTCGGCCTCGAGGTCGACCGGCTCGCCCCCGAGCGGGTGGCGGGGCTGGTGCTGATCGCCGGCAGCTACGAGAACCCGCTCAAGACCTTCATGGGCCTGCCCCTCGCCGACCTGGTCTTCCCGCTGGGCAAGGCGGCCGTGCTGTCCACCCCGGCGCCGGTGCTGCGCCTGGCCATGGCCCCGGCCCGGGCCTCGGCGCTGGCCGCGTGGCTGGCCCGCCAGGCCCGGGCCGCGGGGCCCAAGGCGACCACCGACGACATGGCGCCCTACCTCCGCCACATCGCCAGCGCCGACACCGCGGTGATGATCCGCACCCTCGACGCCATGCGCCGCCACTCGGCCGCCGACCACCTCCGCCACGTCCGGGCCCCGACGCTGGTGCTGGCCGCCGGTCGCGACACCTTCACCCCGCCGCGCTGCTCGGCCCGCATGTTCGAGCGCATCCCCACCGCCGAGGTCCAGTGGTTCCCCGAGGCCCACCACACCCTGCCCATCGAGGAGCCCGACCAGATCGTCGAGGCGATCGACGAGTGGCACACCCGGCGGGTGGCGGCCCGCGAGGGGGCCGACGAGGCCGCCGGGGGCGTCCGGTGA
- a CDS encoding ROK family protein → MAKPTVGVDLGGTKVLAAVVDGRDVGESTKRPTPTDGPEAVVSAIAEMVEELGGAHRLGVGTPGYVDDDGVVGGVPNLQGWDPPVPLRAMLREATGVAHLAVDNDVNAAALGEVAHGAAEGHHDVLCVFMGTGVGGGLVLSGELRRGPRGLAGEIGHLVVRHGGRACACGGNGHVEAYAGRAGMEAEARRRHAAGEETALVDIAGDDRMKSSVFDKALKKGDRVAEELMEEAVVAVGTAIASAVMLVDVDLVVVGGGVADKLGPELVARVGAESSGLLGEALAVPVVPAALGDDAGVVGAALLGERA, encoded by the coding sequence GTGGCCAAGCCCACCGTGGGGGTCGACCTGGGCGGCACCAAGGTGCTCGCCGCGGTGGTCGACGGGCGCGACGTGGGCGAGAGCACCAAGCGTCCCACCCCCACCGACGGCCCCGAGGCCGTGGTGTCCGCCATCGCCGAGATGGTCGAGGAGCTGGGCGGCGCCCACCGCCTGGGCGTGGGGACGCCCGGCTACGTCGACGACGACGGCGTGGTCGGCGGCGTGCCCAACCTCCAGGGCTGGGACCCGCCCGTGCCCCTGCGCGCCATGCTGCGCGAGGCCACCGGCGTGGCGCACCTGGCCGTCGACAACGACGTGAACGCAGCCGCCCTCGGCGAGGTCGCCCACGGGGCGGCCGAGGGCCACCACGACGTGCTCTGCGTGTTCATGGGCACCGGCGTCGGCGGCGGCCTGGTGCTCTCCGGCGAGCTCCGGCGCGGCCCCCGGGGCCTGGCCGGCGAGATCGGCCACCTGGTGGTGCGCCACGGCGGCCGGGCGTGCGCCTGCGGGGGCAACGGCCACGTGGAGGCCTACGCGGGACGGGCCGGCATGGAGGCCGAGGCCCGCCGCCGCCACGCCGCCGGCGAGGAGACCGCCCTGGTCGACATCGCCGGCGACGACCGCATGAAGTCCTCGGTGTTCGACAAGGCCCTGAAGAAGGGCGATCGCGTCGCCGAGGAGCTCATGGAGGAGGCCGTGGTCGCGGTGGGCACCGCCATCGCCTCGGCGGTGATGCTCGTCGACGTCGACCTGGTGGTCGTCGGCGGCGGCGTGGCCGACAAGCTGGGCCCCGAGCTGGTGGCCCGGGTCGGCGCCGAGTCCTCCGGCCTCTTGGGCGAGGCCCTGGCCGTCCCGGTCGTGCCCGCCGCCCTGGGCGACGACGCCGGCGTGGTCGGCGCCGCCCTCCTCGGCGAGCGGGCCTGA